The Thunnus thynnus chromosome 2, fThuThy2.1, whole genome shotgun sequence genome includes a region encoding these proteins:
- the LOC137172556 gene encoding uncharacterized protein, whose amino-acid sequence MPRAKSHRRAQAAKRRIAERQSWTPGPPIPEFVARRGTGYRHRVRRWRTSELTHRPIKFVTPAQRLDQQMVFVIGDSHLRAIVDGFVSMPQGSLSFSFLSVPGGAAADLRTEVMHASLPWTPDAVCVCAPSNNLTASRTIGEAALDFGALLTTVCNLWPKVFVLDFPPRINTDLGLQDLLRQEYHRVTARMGLPFVSVAEHLPLHRLELWCHDGVHLSDTDGMPVMVELLWDAAVRQLVPPPPEPPVSPRTSPRTRVSPRLVVTGHVRVPRHSDPWEWTVVGRECKVVPILLFLFVF is encoded by the exons ATGCCCCGTGCGAAGTCCCACCGTCGTGCTCAGGCGGCCAAGCGGAGGATTGCAGAGCGGCAGTCTTGGACCCCTGGGCCACCCATCCCCGAGTTTGTTGCTC GGCGCGGTACTGGTTACCGCCATCGTGTGCGGAGATGGCGAACTTCGGAGCTGACCCACCGCCCCATCAAGTTCGTCACTCCAGCACAGCGTTTGGACCAGCAG ATGGTGTTCGTCATTGGGGACTCTCACCTGCGGGCCATCGTCGACGGATTTGTAAGTATGCCACAGGgatctctgtctttttcttttctctctgttccaGGTGGAGCGGCAGCTGACCTGAGGACAGAGGTGATGCATGCTTCCCTCCCGTGGACCCCAGAcgcagtctgtgtgtgtgccccgAGCAACAACCTCACTGCCAGCAGGACCATTGGTGAGGCAGCGTTGGACTTTGGTGCTCTCCTGACCACTGTCTGCAACCTCTGGCCCAAG GTGTTTGTGCTGGACTTCCCTCCACGCATCAACACTGATCTGGGCCTGCAGGACCTGCTGCGTCAGGAGTACCACCGTGTCACAGCACGCATGG GTCTCCCATTTGTGTCTGTGGCAGAGCACCTCCCTCTGCATCGGTTGGAGCTGTGGTGCCACGACGGT GTGCACCTCAGCGACACCGATGGCATGCCGGTCATGGTGGAGCTGCTGTGGGACGCCGCGGTTCGCCAGCTGGTACCCCCTCCACCTGAGCCTCCGGTGTCTCCCCGGACGTCACCGCGTACCAGGGTTTCCCCCAGGCTGGTTGTGACAGGACACGTCCGTGTGCCTCGGCACAGCGACCCCTGGGAGTGGACAGTTGTTGGACGGGAGTGCAAGGTAGTTC Caattctcctttttctctttgtattttaa